From the genome of Salvelinus alpinus chromosome 19, SLU_Salpinus.1, whole genome shotgun sequence, one region includes:
- the LOC139545091 gene encoding uncharacterized protein, producing the protein MWTEVKNQTKIVFSDGNTSERAVPMHTWVLTTYEQRNESTAIPRPSHTEGPQARGSGIIPGAIAAAVFIGFVLGLYAVLWKCMVSPPQRKKRRVRVRDKRSQVC; encoded by the exons ATGTGGACGGAGGTGAAAAACCAGACCAAAATTGTATTTAGCGATGGAAACACATCGGAG aGAGCTGTTCCAATGCACACATGGGTCCTCACTACATATGAGCAGCGCAATG AGTCAACGGCCATCCCTCGTCCCTCACATACAGAAGGCCCCCAGGCCAGAGGCAGTGGCATCATCCCAG GAGCCATTGCAGCAGCAGTGTTCATTGGTTTCGTACTGGGTCTCTATGCAGTTCTGTGGAAGTGTATGGTCTCACCACCCCAAAG gaagaagaggagggtgaGGGTTCGAGACAAGAGGAGCCAAGTATGCTGA
- the LOC139545090 gene encoding synaptobrevin homolog YKT6: MKLYSLSVLHKGATKSNLLKSAYDLSSFSFFQRSSVQEFMTFTSALIVERSAHGSRASVKEQEYLCHVYVRNDSLSAVVIADSEYPQRVAFTLLDKVLEEFSRQVDSIDWPSGNPETINYKALDIHLAKYQNPREADAMTKVQAELDETKIILHNTMESLLERGEKLDDLVQKSEHLGNQSKAFYKTARKQNSCCEVM; encoded by the exons ATGAAGCTGTACAGCCTCAGCGTCCTCCACAAAGGAGCGACTAAATCCAACCTCCTTAAATCTGCCTATGACCTATCCTCCTTTAGCTTCTTCCAACGCTCCAG TGTGCAAGAGTTCATGACCTTCACCAGCGCATTGATTGTGGAGCGTTCTGCACACGGCAGCCGAGCCTCAGTCAAAGAACAAG AGTACCTGTGCCACGTGTATGTGAGGAATGACAGTCTGAGTGCAGTGGTGATAGCAGACAGCGAGTACCCTCAAAGGGTCGCCTTCACACTACTAGACAAG GTGCTAGAGGAGTTCTCCAGACAAGTGGACAGCATAGACTGGCCATCTGGAAACCCCGAAACCATCAACTACAAAGCTCTGGACATCCACCTGGCCAAGTACCAG AACCCCAGAGAGGCAGATGCTATGACCAAAGTGCAGGCTGAACTGGACGAGACAAAGATCATTCTG CACAACACCATGGAGTCTCTGTTGGAAAGAGGGGAGAAGCTGGATGATCTGGTGCAGAAGTCTGAACACCTGGGGAACCAGTCTAAAGCCTTTTATAAGACT GCACGGAAGCAGAACTCATGCTGCGAGGTCATGTAA